One window of the Lodderomyces elongisporus chromosome 6, complete sequence genome contains the following:
- the DPH5 gene encoding diphthine synthase (BUSCO:EOG09263JW5), which produces MLYLIGLGLSHESDITVRGLEIVKKCSRVYLEAYTSILMAADISSLESFYGRPVILADRELVETGSDVILKNAKEEEDVAFLVVGDPFGATTHTDLVIRARELEIPVEVIHNASVMNAVGACGLQLYQFGQTISLVFFTDSWKPDSFYNKIMENRKIGLHTLILLDIKVKEQSIENMARGRLIYEPPRYMDIATACKQLIEIEELRGEQAYTENTPCVAVSRLGSPTQKFKAGTLKELSEYDSGEPLHTLVMLGRQVHDLELEYLYQFVDNKEKFKKDVEQDQEFFKPPPYVPPEENFSD; this is translated from the coding sequence ATGTTGTACTTGATTGGTCTTGGTCTTTCTCACGAGTCAGACATTACTGTTCGTGGTCTCGAGATTGTGAAAAAATGTTCCCGCGTTTACCTCGAGGCATACACCTCAATCCTTATGGCAGCAGACATCTCATCACTAGAATCTTTTTATGGTCGACCTGTTATTTTAGCAGATAGAGAATTAGTTGAAACTGGAAGTGATGTCATCTTGAAGAATGctaaagaggaagaagatgttgcatttcttgttgttggtgatcCGTTCGGTGCTACTACACACACAGACCTTGTCATTCGTGCGAGGGAATTGGAGATCCCAGTGGAGGTGATCCACAATGCCAGTGTAATGAATGCAGTTGGTGCTTGTGGCTTACAACTTTACCAATTTGGCCAGACAATCTCCTTGGTGTTCTTCACTGATTCTTGGAAACCAGATAGTTTTTACAACAAGATTATGGAGAATAGGAAAATCGGATTGCACACATTGATCTTGTTGGATATTAAAGTTAAAGAACAAAGCATTGAAAACATGGCTAGAGGCAGATTGATTTATGAACCACCTAGATATATGGACATTGCCACTGCCTGTAAACAAttgattgaaattgaagaattgaGGGGCGAACAAGCATACACCGAAAACACACCATGCGTCGCAGTATCGAGATTAGGGTCGCCGACACAAAAGTTCAAAGCTGGTACCTTGAAAGAGTTGAGTGAGTACGACTCTGGCGAACCATTGCATACATTGGTCATGTTGGGAAGACAGGTGCACGATCTTGAATTGGAATATTTGTACCAATTTGTTGATAACAAGGAGAAATTCAAGAAGGATGTTGAGCAAGATCAAGAGTTTTTCAAACCACCACCATATGTTCCACCTGAGGAAAACTTCAGTGACTAA
- the CHT2 gene encoding Chitinase 2 (CAZy:GH18) translates to MLFSKSVFALIAATISSAAAKQVALYWGQNGALGQERLSYYCQEQDVDIILLSFLNDFPDPTNVNFANQCGATFDSGLLHCSQIGEDIKGCQAAGKKVILSLGGAAGNYGFTDGQEATDYAETLWNKFGPTGSDDERPFDDAVVDGFDFDIELGTDVGYPQLATALRSKFASDSSKSYYLSAAPQCPYPDALLDDLFNQVSLDYAFIQFYNNPCSIDGQFNFENWSQHAESFPNPNIELFVGVPATDNIAGYATPSQLASAIDDIKCDPRFGGVSLWDASGAWKNTNSDGQNFVEQVKQVLDEHTCSASSSSSSSSSETSTVESTSESSVPAEPTDETESAVPTSDASSSSSSSSSSSSSSSVVSSTGYYNSTIPQSSSTIESTAIDTTSSSSSSSSVAAITTTTDAASASVDPTGSTSASSEGDHHKDVSASTQGGLSTVTDISKTIVTITSCENHVCTKVPVETGVVVVTDIDTVYTTYCPLTASEVVIPVKTKTVAESSATTEASAVAPTKGAESSVPAVTIPSSSIAGPASTKTPVVVESTSVWASVVAPSSGAPAASEASTEYYTVVITSTVNAESTAPAATSPVSAAPAAPSIVQYTNGTTNGTAPINTPVPSAYEGAANSNGVTLWLTVPLMFVAALM, encoded by the coding sequence ATgttgttttccaaatctGTCTTTGCTTTAATAGCAGCCACTATCTCCTCAGCCGCTGCCAAACAAGTGGCATTGTACTGGGGCCAAAACGGTGCCCTTGGTCAAGAAAGATTGAGCTACTACTGTCAAGAACAAGATGTCGATATCATCCTCTTGTCATTTTTGAACGACTTCCCAGACCCAACCAACGTCAACTTTGCCAACCAATGTGGCGCTACCTTTGACTCTGGTTTATTGCACTGCTCACAAATTGGTGAAGATATCAAAGGATGTCAGGCAGCTGGTAAGAAAGTCATCTTGTCCCTCGGTGGTGCCGCTGGTAACTATGGCTTCACCGATGGCCAAGAGGCCACCGACTATGCTGAAACCCTTTGGAACAAATTCGGTCCAACTGGCTCAGACGACGAAAGACCATTTGACGATGCAGTTGTTGATGGTTTCGACTTTGATATCGAACTTGGAACCGATGTTGGATACCCACAATTGGCAACCGCATTGAGATCCAAATTCGCATCAGACAGCTCGAAATCATACTACTTGTCAGCAGCTCCACAATGCCCATACCCTGACGCTCTCTTGGACGACTTGTTCAATCAAGTCTCCCTTGACTATGCATTCATTCAATTCTACAACAACCCATGTTCAATCGATGGCCAATTCAATTTCGAAAACTGGTCACAACATGCTGAATCATTCCCAAACCCAAACattgaattgtttgttggtGTCCCAGCAACTGACAACATTGCAGGATACGCTACCCCATCCCAATTAGCCTCAGCCATTGACGATATCAAATGTGACCCTCGTTTTGGAGGTGTCTCTCTTTGGGACGCATCAGGTGCTTGGAAAAACACCAATAGTGATGGCCAAAACTTTGTTGAACAAGTTAAACAAGTCTTGGACGAACACACTTGTTCTGCatcatcctcttcttcttcttcttcttcagaaACATCCACTGTTGAATCAACTAGTGAATCTTCTGTTCCTGCCGAGCCAACCGATGAGACCGAGTCTGCCGTCCCAACCAGTGATGcgtcatcttcttcttcatcatcatcttcttcttcatcttcatcaagtGTTGTGTCATCAACCGGTTACTACAACTCTACCATCCCACAATCTTCATCCACTATTGAAAGCACCGCTATCGACACtacttcctcctcctcatcatcatcatccgTTGCTgctattactactactactgatgctgcttctgcttctgttGACCCTACCGGTTCCACCTCTGCTTCATCAGAAGGCGACCACCACAAAGATGTCTCTGCTTCTACTCAAGGTGGATTGAGCACTGTTACCGATATCAGCAAAACCATTGTTACCATCACCTCATGTGAAAACCACGTATGTACCAAGGTCCCAGTCGAGactggtgttgttgttgttaccgACATTGACACCGTCTACACTACATACTGTCCATTAACTGCTTCTGAAGTTGTTATTCCTGTAAAGACAAAGACCGTTGCTGAATCATCTGCCACAACCGAAGCTTCAGCTGTTGCTCCAACCAAAGGTGCTGAATCATCTGTTCCAGCTGTCACTATCCCATCATCTTCTATTGCTGGTCCAGCTTCAACCAAGACCCCAGTTGTCGTTGAATCTACTTCAGTTTGGGCTTCAGTAGTTGCTCCATCAAGCGGTGCTCCAGCAGCTAGTGAAGCTTCAACTGAATATTACACTGTTGTCATTACATCTACAGTGAATGCAGAAAGCACAGCTCCTGCTGCAACCTCTCCTGTTTCTGCTGCTCCAGCTGCTCCAAGCATTGTTCAATACACTAATGGTACTACCAATGGAACCGCTCCAATTAACACACCAGTGCCAAGTGCTTACGAAGGTGCTGCTAACTCCAATGGTGTTACATTGTGGTTAACTGTTCCACTCATGTTTGTTGCTGCCTTGATGTAA
- the GPI10 gene encoding glycosylphosphatidylinositol anchor biosynthesis (CAZy:GT22; BUSCO:EOG09260UJK), with translation MNDSSTKINALKQKSVDLVSPIKLFILIFFIRLINAFTLQTYFQADEYYQCLEPAHNFVYGYGYITWEWKERLRSSIHPWLYALGYSFVGENRQLIEYMPKIIGAVIASIGEFYLYYFVKRYEECNVERRMVSKVEQKEGMPPKESKSTKVKESSEPHDLAWVTIWLSLLNPFNWYVSTRSFSNNLETTLTIVALYYWPWNQVDGKIHNRNWYTSLACGIVSCIIRPTNALIWLPLGIWLLVNMHKQISYKWIAFSLLEIVLLFAANTYLDYIFYGELTFPIYNFLNFNVIRNLSIFYGVAPWHFYIFQAVPLMMMLYLPLLVLGIYKSIKSNIMLITSLIYLIGFSTIQHKEFRFIMPLQPLMMYYASKGYHSLQIKYFIIPGIFLNMAIAIFFSNINERGVIDLTNYIAQNLLQSGNYINNNINNDAAYPQFGLIMPCHSTPWQSKMHNPDLNAWFLTCEPPLHLERPSLEEVKMYRDESDQFYDDPAKFLRQHILVENGKVDRALGLPEYIAIFEPLQEVIEKEMGHKYVETHRFFNSLFHWDERRRGDIVLYKRI, from the coding sequence ATGAATGACTCTTCAACTAAAATCAATGCTTTAAAGCAAAAGTCAGTTGATTTGGTCTCACCAATAAAGTTGTTCATcctcattttcttcatccGACTAATCAACGCTTTCACATTGCAAACGTATTTCCAAGCTGACGAATACTACCAATGCTTGGAGCCCGCGcataattttgtttatgGATACGGATACATTACATGGGAATGGAAGGAACGATTGAGATCATCGATCCACCCGTGGCTTTATGCTTTGGGTTACAGCTTTGTTGGTGAGAACCGACAATTGATTGAATACATGCCAAAAATTATTGGCGCTGTAATTGCCTCTATTGGAGAATTTTATCTCTATTACTTTGTCAAAAGATATGAAGAATGCAATGTcgaaagaagaatggtACTGAAAGTCGAGCAAAAGGAAGGAATGCCGCCAAAGGAAAGTAAATCGACAAAGGTGAAGGAGTCGAGCGAGCCCCACGATTTGGCTTGGGTAACGATATGGCTTTCATTACTCAACCCATTCAATTGGTATGTGTCAACAAGATCGTTTTCAAATAACTTGGAAACCACATTGACAATAGTTGCACTCTATTACTGGCCTTGGAATCAAGTTGATGGAAAAATACATAATCGAAATTGGTACACAAGTTTGGCGTGTGGCATAGTAAGCTGTATCATTCGCCCAACAAATGCCCTCATTTGGCTACCGCTTGGAATTTGGCTTTTGGTCAATATGCATAAACAAATCTCATATAAGTGGATTGCATTTTCCCTATTAgaaattgttttgttatttgCAGCAAACACGTATTTGGACTATATATTCTATGGCGAGTTAACATTTCCAATCTACAATTTCCTCAATTTCAACGTCATTAGGAATTTATCTATATTCTATGGTGTTGCACCGTGGCATTTCTATATATTCCAAGCAGTTcctttgatgatgatgctaTACCTCCCATTACTTGTTTTGGGAATTTACAAGAGCATAAAGCTGAATATCATGCTCATCACCAGTCTCATATATCTCATTGGATTTTCAACAATACAACATAAAGAGTTTCGATTTATCATGCCTTTACAGCCGTTGATGATGTATTATGCAAGTAAAGGTTACCATTCTCTTCAAATAAAGTATTTTATCATACCGGGAATCTTTTTGAATATGGCGATtgctatttttttctccaatATAAATGAAAGAGGAGTTATTGACTTGACAAACTACATTGCTCAAAATTTATTGCAAAGTGGGAATTAtattaacaacaatatcaataatGATGCCGCGTATCCTCAGTTTGGCCTCATTATGCCGTGCCACTCTACCCCGTGGCAGAGCAAAATGCATAATCCTGACTTGAATGCATGGTTCTTGACTTGTGAACCGCCACTACATTTGGAAAGACCGAGTTTAGAAGAAGTGAAAATGTATAGGGATGAGAGCGACCAGTTTTATGATGATCCCGCAAAGTTTTTGAGGCAACATATACTAGTGGAAAATGGTAAAGTGGACAGAGCGCTTGGATTGCCAGAGTATATTGCCATATTCGAACCTTTACAAGAAGTTATTGAAAAGGAGATGGGTCACAAATATGTGGAAACGCATCGGTTTTTCAACAGTTTGTTTCATTGGGATGAGCGGAGACGAGGCGATATCGTTTTGTATAAACGTATATAA
- the SUI1 gene encoding Eukaryotic translation initiation factor eIF-1, giving the protein MSTIQNLNAFDPFADTGDSEAQPTNYIHIRIQQRNGRKTLTTVQGVPEEYDLKKILKVLKKDFACNGNIVKDSEMGDVVQLQGDQRTKVSEFLTTQLQIPKKNIKIHGF; this is encoded by the coding sequence ATGTCAACTATCCAAAACTTAAACGCATTTGACCCATTCGCCGACACTGGTGATTCAGAAGCTCAGCCAACAAACTACATCCATATTCGTATCCAACAACGTAACGGTAGAAAAACTTTAACCACTGTGCAAGGTGTCCCTGAAGAATATgatttaaagaaaattttaaaagttTTGAAGAAGGATTTTGCCTGCAATGGTAACATTGTTAAGGACAGCGAGATGGGTGATGTCGTCCAATTACAAGGTGATCAAAGAACCAAGGTTTCTGAGTTTTTGACTACTCAGTTGCAAATTCCTAAGAAGAACATCAAGATCCACGGTTTCTAG
- the CWC25 gene encoding RNA-splicing factor: MAGDLNLKKSWNPALVKNQQKVWELEQQKLKDYKDYKSKKDEYKQEQEYLNLLKLQYGEDFNADQLSEKEKLKVSKLSWMYEDVPFEKPTETTNSSGFIESNQEFVEGKAEVENMLNGKIAMKRNKGNNEGRNEAGGSERMNKILSVGITGNNSGKNMNKINDAKNLRSYGDDPLAMIKQQQQQQQQQQKQKQKQHYKQKVISMQREPSSLERKGIDLHQRDEDRYGDGYRDRYRDSKHSYGRNHLYNSSRDRHRIGGSDIGNGEGEDTDHRARHYNTTCEQRGYGNNKDNQSQSFRQGFHRPSSDRESRYDRYRPRQDSLSNNRKRDESPKR; encoded by the coding sequence atggcCGGTGATTTAAATCTCAAAAAGTCTTGGAACCCAGCGTTGGTCAAGAACCAACAAAAGGTATGGGAGTTAGAGCAACAGAAACTTAAGGATTACAAAGACTACAAGTCCAAAAAGGATGAGTAcaagcaagagcaagagtACTTGAATTTACTCAAGCTTCAATATGGTGAAGATTTCAATGCCGACCAACTTTctgagaaagaaaaactcaAAGTGTCCAAACTAAGCTGGATGTACGAGGATGTACCATTTGAAAAACCTACGGAGACGACAAATTCAAGTGGATTTATTGAATCTAACCAGGAGTTTGTTGAAGGGAAAGCAGAAGTGGAAAATATGTTAAATGGGAAAATTGCAATGAAACGAAATAAAGGCAACAACGAAGGAAGGAATGAAGCAGGAGGCAGTGAACGAATGAATAAAATTTTGAGCGTGGGAATTACAGGGAACAATAGTGGCAAGAATATGAACAAAATCAATGATGCAAAGAATTTGAGGAGCTATGGAGACGATCCATTAGCTATGatcaaacaacaacaacaacagcagcagcagcagcaaaaacaaaaacaaaagcaacatTACAAGCAAAAAGTCATACTGATGCAAAGGGAACCGCTGCTGttggaaaggaaaggaatcGATTTGCATCAACGAGATGAGGATAGGTATGGAGACGGATATAGAGACAGATATAGAGACAGCAAGCATAGTTATGGTCGCAATCACCTTTATAATTCGTCTCGCGACCGACATAGAATTGGTGGTAGTGATATTGGCAATGGAGAGGGTGAGGACACTGACCATAGAGCAAGACATTATAATACCACGTGTGAACAAAGAGGATATGGAAACAATAAAGACAACCAAAGTCAAAGTTTCAGACAAGGATTTCATCGCCCCCTGAGTGACCGCGAGAGTAGGTATGATCGTTATCGTCCTAGGCAAGACAGCCTTTccaacaacagaaaaagagacGAGTCACCCAAAAGGTGA